The proteins below come from a single Eremothecium sinecaudum strain ATCC 58844 chromosome II, complete sequence genomic window:
- the LDS1 gene encoding Lds1p (Syntenic homolog of Ashbya gossypii ACR282C; Syntenic homolog of Saccharomyces cerevisiae YAL018C and YOL047C; Tandem gene duplication in Saccharomyces cerevisiae; 1-intron in Ashbya gossypii), which produces MSSRVPSYELVRDHEHVIEHRCQVRRRSDFCGSKVSSASASIKTKDCQHRGAPGKNECSSLISTHGTNSCRTRSGIRNQIASATRVPTKQVHSACRTPKCRTASPVKVTTSIRSSARQRISTDSAPSEKSVRAQFLEEHCKNPNHIHSSESKALLPRRKAIVRNKARECLGGSRECLGGSRECSGSSIECSISSRDGPIVTRECSISTSDNFEVGTHSSHSQISDRSMLTPDVQQYDEPDETAGNSLNAQFLPVSSFLENVFKPQYYFTFLCNVGVHTFTQTAAATIFVTFWLTTFGVAFPPMLPVILPHAFLQAGVVSAICCRSYLLEFMESYIAYILVTPGGFLFSTRAAFSWRFWLKNMPTFLWRYFTFWGFYISLLLFTFIPYLGPLLVLVLNAKATGTVYYSKAQSYEMTEQQVRRKSLDLFMFGGTAFLLEWLPFVGGIAYSTNLAAARKLVGSDLGLEEIPPFSAINASISTSVDVGS; this is translated from the exons ATGTCTTCGCGCGTTCCGAGTTATGAATTGGTAAGAGATCATGAGCATGTTATTGAGCATAGATGTCAAGTACGCCGCCGTTCCGACTTTTGCGGTAGTAAGGTCTCTTCTGCAAGTGCTTCAATTAAAACTAAGGATTGTCAACATAGGGGAGCACCGGGCAAAAACGAATGCTCCAGCCTCATTTCAACACATGGTACAAATTCATGTCGGACTCGGTCTGGGATTCGGAATCAAATAGCATCGGCCACTCGTGTGCCTACTAAACAGGTACATTCCGCCTGCCGTACCCCCAAGTGTAGGACAGCTTCTCCAGTTAAGGTAACTACATCCATTCGCTCATCAGCACGTCAACGTATCTCCACGGACAGTGCTCCATCAGAGAAATCGGTCAGAGCACAATTTCTCGAAGAACACTGTAAAAATCCAAACCATATTCATTCCAGCGAGAGCAAAGCATTGTTACCTCGCAGGAAGGCAATTGTACGAAATAAAGCTAGGGAATGCTTAGGTGGCTCTAGAGAATGCTTAGGTGGCTCTAGAGAATGTTCGGGTAGCTCTATAGAATGCTCTATTAGCTCTAGAGATGGCCCAATTGTTACTAGAGAATGTTCAATTAGCACTTCAGATAATTTTGAAGTTGGAACCCACTCATCGCATAGTCAAATAAGTGATCGTTCGATGTTAACGCCCGATGTTCAGCAGTATGATGAACCCGACGAGACCGCCGGGAATTCGTTGAATGCGCAGTTTCTCCCAGTTAGT TCCTTCTTGGAGAACGTCTTTAAACCACAATACTACTTCACATTCCTCTGCAACGTCGGCGTCCATACATTCACGCAGACAGCGGCCGCAACAATCTTTGTCACCTTCTGGCTCACCACATTTGGAGTCGCATTCCCCCCCATGCTCCCAGTTATCTTGCCGCACGCATTCTTGCAAGCAGGAGTTGTCTCAGCAATCTGCTGCAGGAGCTATTTGTTGGAATTTATGGAATCGTATATTGCATACATCCTCGTTACACCAGGTGGATTCCTCTTCTCCACCCGTGCTGCCTTCTCGTGGCGCTTCTGGCTTAAAAACATGCCAACATTTTTGTGGAGATACTTCACCTTCTGGGGATTTTACATCtcattattattattcACTTTTATTCCCTACCTCGGACCACTCCTCGTGCTCGTACTCAACGCAAAAGCAACCGGTACAGTATACTACTCTAAAGCTCAGTCATATGAGATGACAGAGCAGCAAGTGAGAAGGAAAAGCTTGGATCTATTCATGTTTGGTGGAACAGCTTTTCTTCTCGAGTGGCTCCCATTTGTAGGCGGCATTGCATATTCCACAAATCTAGCAGCTGCCCGCAAGTTAGTTGGTAGTGATCTAGGTCTTGAGGAAATTCCACCATTTAGCGCTATTAATGCATCTATAAGCACATCTGTCGACGTTGGTAGCTAG
- the GSH2 gene encoding glutathione synthase (Syntenic homolog of Ashbya gossypii ACR284C; Syntenic homolog of Saccharomyces cerevisiae YOL049W (GSH2)): protein MASKYPGLPLLSAEELHHELLPELLQWSLTNGLTIYPSDFKSYECNVINMTVYPTPMPRNSFEAAIDVQLEYNKLYATIAQDADGWLSKETQKLSEFDPDFTGKLWALYLKAKEIGMTQKIGMGIFRSDYLIDGDNAQIKQVEFNTVSVSFGGLSSKVSELHSYLNASGKYANGKRFYDLEVPISNSAECITNGMANAIKKYNAVSKAKDSIVVFVVQKSERNVFDQRLLEYNLFKQHGILSKRLTIHEIHTKIILEPTKKKLYLKSTGQEVGLVYFRAGYTPNDYVTEQDWENRLLLETSFAIKAPNLLTQLSGTKKIQQLLADKSILSRFASSDEIEKLYATFVKMYPLDESELGKEGKRLALEEPSSFVLKPQREGGGNNIYKEDIPKFLATIPEKDWSAYILMELIAATPTNGNVIAREGELVTEPILSELGIFGCVLFDDKNIYDNVRSGWLLRSKIAVSNEGGVAAGFGCIDSPVLY, encoded by the coding sequence ATGGCTTCAAAATACCCTGGTTTACCGCTACTCAGTGCAGAAGAGCTTCATCATGAACTATTACCAGAATTGCTACAATGGTCGCTTACAAATGGTCTCACAATATATCCATCAGATTTTAAATCTTACGAATGCAATGTTATCAATATGACTGTCTATCCGACACCTATGCCTCGAAATAGTTTTGAAGCAGCCATCGATGTGCAATTGGAATATAACAAACTATACGCTACTATTGCTCAAGATGCCGACGGCTGGCTTTCCAAAGAAACTCAGAAGTTGTCTGAATTTGATCCTGATTTTACCGGTAAATTATGGGCCTTGTATTTGAAAGCAAAAGAGATCGGTATGACTCAAAAGATTGGAATGGGCATTTTTAGATCAGATTATTTGATAGACGGTGATAATGCCCAGATCAAGCAAGTGGAATTCAACACAGTTAGTGTTTCTTTTGGTGGTCTATCCAGTAAAGTTAGCGAACTGCACAGTTATTTAAACGCATCTGGCAAATATGCCAATGGTAAGCGATTTTACGACTTGGAGGTTCCTATATCTAATTCCGCTGAGTGCATTACAAATGGTATGGCAAATGCGATAAAGAAATATAATGCAGTGTCAAAAGCTAAGGATTCCATTGTTGTGTTTGTTGTCCAAAAGTCTGAGAGGAACGTTTTTGACCAGAGACTATTGGAATACAATTTATTTAAGCAACACGgtattttatcaaaaaGGTTGACCATTCATGAGATTCACACAAAAATAATACTAGAGCCAACGAAAAAGAAGTTATATCTAAAAAGTACTGGTCAAGAAGTTGGTTTGGTTTATTTTAGGGCAGGTTACACTCCGAATGACTATGTAACTGAACAGGACTGGGAAAATAGATTGCTGTTGGAGACCAGTTTTGCTATTAAAGCTCCAAATTTACTGACCCAACTTTCTGGTACCAAAAAGATACAGCAACTTTTAGCAGACAAATCAATCTTGTCAAGGTTTGCTTCCTCGGATGAAATAGAGAAATTATATGCAACTTTTGTGAAAATGTATCCTTTAGATGAGTCTGAACTAGGAAAAGAAGGCAAAAGATTAGCCTTGGAGGAACCATCAAGTTTTGTTCTGAAACCTCAAAGAGAAGGTGGTGGTAATAACATATACAAAGAAGATATTCCTAAGTTCTTAGCTACTATACCAGAAAAGGACTGGAGTGCTTATATATTGATGGAACTAATAGCCGCAACCCCCACCAATGGTAACGTTATCGCGAGAGAAGGTGAACTTGTGACGGAACCAATTTTAAGTGAGTTGGGTATCTTCGGCTGCGTACTCTTTGATGATAAAAACATCTATGATAATGTAAGGTCGGGATGGCTTTTAAGGTCCAAAATTGCTGTGTCCAATGAAGGAGGTGTTGCAGCAGGCTTTGGATGTATTGACAGCCCTGTACTTTACTAA
- the GAL11 gene encoding Gal11p (Syntenic homolog of Ashbya gossypii ACR285C; Syntenic homolog of Saccharomyces cerevisiae YOL051W (GAL11)), with protein sequence MDLDWRSTLSNQERSKYITELAQILADISQINGGTRANFDLEKLTKTAEQFETSLYASSSSKEFYLDAMRKRISAMDAAKKKTLVKQKQKAAHAVAAAQASHQQRKQVSNGSGGFASGLTNSIDPSMNSQMFLNQQAQARQQAARPMRPGALPAGIQGSGTPTNQAQMLMLKQQQQQQQQQQQQQQQQQQLQGMSSNLVAAAQAKRAQLSIQQHQLINEMKVAEIPKELLQRIPNIPQGVTTWQQITELAQQKRLTQNDLQIAKQVYQMHQQLLIKSKKQQASVNQMNIQQQSNAYQQQQQQQQQQKSMFAQQAAVVAQQQQSQQPQQPPQLSPQQQQQQQQQQPSQQQQQQQQQPQQQQQQQQQQQQQQQQKQQQQQQQQQQQQQQQRQMGPQQSQEVPNVLNKLNQVFAPAEQKALYENGKKLVQGLQLAGKLPATLNQQQQILYIKKYINQMVLKKLQQNMRLAQQMGASNPNNNQQQINNQPASRLTPGMSQMHQQQQTTAPQQQMQQRQQRPQHQQQLPIQSQIQLQMQQQAQPQPLAPQQQQQQQQQQPPQPPQPPQPPQPPQPPQPPQQSPQQQQPPQQPQQPQQQQPVQPPQQPPQPQQSQQQQAQHPLSGMAQHQYSSPSLNKATTNNVLPQQATQQSKLRQSPAQPLQVPKISLPRPTEQDMMVLKRINAEVAKSPLRLSNITNQLTIEQKQSIKNKLQSSQQLLSNVDNFIPMLYLITRNEENVRQLLQIRMLAKEIIDHASKGIFIVPPDVVDKVIFRYQKYYEFIKEQLLRRHQQMLTTRQQQQTQQQTQQQSQQQVQQQVQQQQQHIRQQQQEKHQAQHQAQHQAQQQAQQQAQHQAQQQAQHQAQQQAQHQAQQQAQQQAQQQAQQQAQQQAQQQAQQAQQQAQQQAQQQAQQQAQQQAQQQAQQEAQQQQSQAQQLHHQAHNLTHQIPVSTPSSRMPSHPNVASPHAPGSVPVNAPAKIANESKALSGMSVTPGSVHVSGLSPMNVKQSLATPVLAQLQKSSVSQSAAQSPPSENPYRQDEMKLKDLALKKSEIVSRYKHRQEVLSGSVMDLFLFTLADCLGIKEESVELVSPINPMIVDQINGTGKKKFTKAQQRIRDHDTVDCYIKDNKLIMPSKFSPGNRTYGIPLKELGYCFKNLYGPTDPREFVLNNSNAENAIETNNKKRAYDSLEISPAESDSSFLNDSKRFKVDSPDDLFVNANATMVKKNAPPIGLGLGVNMNDAGNKVWNWSYWESL encoded by the coding sequence ATGGATCTTGATTGGAGAAGTACTTTATCGAATCAAGAGAGATCTAAGTATATTACTGAGTTGGCCCAAATTTTGGCTGATATAAGTCAGATTAACGGCGGAACGCGTGCTAACTTTGACCTGGAAAAGCTGACGAAAACTGCAGAACAGTTTGAGACCAGCTTATATGCTAGTAGTAGCTCGAAGGAGTTTTACCTAGATGCTATGCGGAAACGGATCTCGGCTATGGACGCGGCAAAAAAGAAGACTTTAGTAAAGCAGAAGCAGAAAGCAGCTCATGCAGTTGCTGCAGCTCAAGCATCGCATCAGCAAAGGAAGCAGGTTTCCAATGGCTCTGGTGGTTTTGCTTCAGGCTTGACAAATAGTATCGATCCAAGTATGAATTCGCAGATGTTTTTAAATCAGCAGGCGCAGGCGCGTCAGCAGGCAGCAAGACCGATGAGGCCAGGTGCTCTCCCGGCTGGAATCCAAGGTTCTGGTACTCCAACCAACCAGGCTCAGATGTTGATGTTaaagcagcagcaacagcagcaacagcaacagcagcaacagcaacagcaacagcagcaacttCAGGGAATGTCCTCCAATTTAGTTGCTGCAGCACAAGCTAAGCGGGCGCAGTTATCCATTCAGCAACATCAACTAATTAATGAGATGAAAGTAGCAGAGATTCCAAAGGAATTGTTACAACGCATTCCGAACATTCCTCAAGGAGTCACTACTTGGCAGCAGATAACAGAATTGGCCCAACAGAAACGTTTAACACAGAACGATTTACAAATTGCGAAACAGGTATATCAAATGCATCAGCAGCTTCTCATAAAGTCTAAAAAACAACAGGCTAGTGTGAATCAGATGAACATTCAACAACAATCGAATGCAtaccaacaacaacaacaacaacaacaacaacaaaaGTCTATGTTTGCGCAGCAGGCTGCAGTGGTAgctcagcagcagcaatCTCAGCAACCACAGCAACCGCCACAACTATCTCcacagcagcaacaacaacaacagcaacaacaaccctcacaacaacagcaacaacaacaacaacagcctcaacaacagcagcagcagcagcagcagcagcaacaacaacagcaacaaaaacagcagcaacaacaacaacaacaacaacaacaacaacaacaacaaagACAGATGGGGCCACAACAGTCACAAGAGGTACCAAATGTCTTGAATAAGTTGAATCAGGTATTTGCCCCTGCAGAGCAGAAGGCATTGTATGAAAACGGTAAAAAACTAGTCCAAGGCTTACAATTAGCTGGTAAGTTGCCAGCGACGTTAAACCAACAACAACAGATTTTATACATAAAAAAGTACATCAATCAAATGGTTCTAAAAAAGTTGCAACAGAATATGCGGTTGGCTCAACAAATGGGTGCATCGAACCCGAATAACAACCAGCAGCAGATCAATAATCAGCCTGCAAGTCGGTTGACACCTGGGATGAGCCAGATgcatcaacagcagcagaCAACTGCGCCTCAGCAGCAAATGCAGCAGAGACAGCAGAGACCACAACATCAGCAACAGCTACCCATACAATCACAAATTCAGTTACAGATGCAGCAGCAGGCACAGCCGCAACCACTAGCGCcacagcagcagcaacagcaacaacagcaacaaccTCCACAACCTCCACAACCTCCACAACCTCCACAACCTCCACAACCTCCACAACCTCCACAACAATCACcgcagcagcagcaaccACCTCAGCAACCTCAGCAACctcagcaacagcaaccTGTGCAACCACCTCAACAACCACCTCAACCACAGCAATCGCAGCAGCAACAAGCACAGCATCCTCTGAGCGGCATGGCACAACACCAATACTCTAGCCCTAGTCTAAATAAAGCGACTACAAACAATGTGCTACCACAACAAGCTACCCAACAGTCAAAGTTAAGACAGTCTCCAGCTCAGCCATTGCAAGTACCGAAAATATCATTACCAAGACCCACCGAGCAAGATATGATGGTATTGAAGAGAATCAATGCGGAGGTGGCCAAGTCTCCGTTGAGGCTTTCTAACATCACTAACCAATTGACTATTGAACAGAAGCAGTctattaaaaataaattgCAGTCCAGTCAGCAATTGTTATCAAATGTTGATAACTTTATCCCCATGTTGTATCTGATAACTAGAAATGAGGAAAATGTCCGTCAGCTTTTGCAAATTAGAATGTTAGCCAAGGAAATTATCGATCATGCCTCTAAAGGTATCTTTATTGTTCCCCCTGACGTTGTCGATAAGGTGATCTTCAGATATCAGAAGTATTATGAGTTTATAAAGGAGCAGTTACTTCGGAGACACCAGCAGATGTTGACTACCCGCCAGCAGCAGCAGACTCAGCAGCAGACTCAGCAGCAGTCCCAACAGCAGGTTCAACAGCAGGttcaacagcagcagcagcatATCAGGCAACAGCAGCAAGAGAAGCACCAGGCTCAGCACCAGGCTCAGCACCAGGCTCAACAGCAAGCTCAGCAGCAAGCTCAACACCAGGCTCAGCAGCAAGCTCAACACCAGGCTCAGCAGCAAGCTCAACACCAGGCTCAGCAGCAAGCTCAGCAGCAAGCTCAGCAGCAAGCTCAGCAGCAGGCTCAGCAGCAAGCTCAGCAGCAAGCTCAGCAGGCTCAGCAGCAGGCTCAGCAGCAGGCTCAGCAGCAGGCTCAGCAGCAAGCTCAACAGCAGGCCCAGCAGCAGGCTCAACAGGAAgctcagcagcagcaatCACAAGCACAGCAACTTCATCACCAAGCCCATAATTTAACTCATCAGATCCCTGTAAGCACACCTTCTTCTCGGATGCCTTCACATCCAAATGTTGCTAGTCCACATGCTCCTGGTAGCGTACCAGTTAACGCTCCTGCGAAGATTGCTAATGAATCTAAGGCCCTTTCTGGTATGTCTGTTACGCCAGGAAGCGTTCATGTGTCTGGGTTGTCTCCAATGAACGTAAAACAGTCTTTAGCTACGCCTGTTTTAGCTCAGCTTCAGAAATCTTCTGTAAGTCAATCTGCAGCCCAATCACCTCCCTCCGAAAATCCATATAGGCAAGATGAAATGAAACTAAAAGATTTGGCGCTCAAAAAATCTGAAATTGTATCAAGATACAAACATCGTCAAGAGGTTTTAAGTGGTTCTGTAATGGATCTATTTCTATTTACTTTAGCTGACTGTTTGGGCATTAAGGAAGAATCTGTTGAGCTAGTATCACCGATTAATCCTATGATAGTTGATCAAATAAACGGTACAGgaaagaagaagttcaCTAAAGCCCAGCAGAGGATTAGGGATCACGATACTGTTGACTGTTATATTAAAGATAATAAGCTTATTATGCCAAGTAAATTCTCCCCTGGTAACCGTACATACGGCATCCCGCTTAAAGAACTGGGTTATTGCTTCAAAAATTTGTACGGGCCCACTGATCCCAGGGAATTTGTCCTCAATAATTCAAATGCTGAAAATGCGATTGAAACGAATAATAAAAAGAGGGCATATGATTCTTTGGAAATCAGTCCTGCAGAATCGGACTCATCTTTTTTAAACGATTCAAAACGGTTCAAAGTTGATTCACCGGATGACTTATTCGTGAATGCGAACGCTACGATGGTTAAGAAGAATGCCCCTCCAATAGGTCTTGGTTTGGGTGTAAATATGAATGATGCTGGAAACAAGGTTTGGAACTGGAGCTATTGGGAATCGTTATGA
- a CDS encoding HBL055Wp (Syntenic homolog of Ashbya gossypii ACR283W; Syntenic homolog of Saccharomyces cerevisiae YAL018C and YOL048C (RRT8); Tandem gene duplication in Saccharomyces cerevisiae), whose product MVIGLFHPQIWIQAVALTVIYIITFITILGFLVFLWTPVFLPISVIFGPAGPLTYILTLYTNTQLITTYIVNSHLFVPLFDHTLSALLHVPMIVSVKKADLTEPKEINAHEVLTVLRLMISASVLIFLVAVPVVGPIILTFAMNMKFAYDNFERYLILNNLSQIKRRDFFYQHLVQFLYYGMSFTILGFVPLLSVWAMACYPLGVSMWGALNSPEFADIEGEIDH is encoded by the coding sequence ATGGTAATTGGGCTTTTCCACCCACAAATATGGATTCAAGCAGTTGCCCTAACTGTGATTTACATTATAACATTCATTACAATACTTGGCTTCCTTGTGTTTCTATGGACGCCAGTCTTCCTACCGATTTCTGTTATATTCGGACCGGCCGGACCATTGACATATATATTAACACTATACACGAATACACAGCTTATCACGACATATATTGTCAATTCTCACTTATTCGTTCCATTGTTTGATCATACGTTGTCAGCCCTTTTGCACGTACCCATGATTGTATCAGTTAAGAAGGCTGATCTAACCGAACCAAAAGAAATTAATGCCCATGAGGTGTTAACCGTCTTGCGATTAATGATCAGCGCTTCTGTATTGATATTTTTGGTAGCGGTACCGGTCGTTGGTCCTATTATTCTTACTTTTGCCATGAATATGAAATTTGCGTACGACAATTTTGAACGTTACCTTATTCTTAACAATCTCTCGCAAATAAAAAGAAGGGATTTTTTCTACCAGCACCTTGTTCAGTTCCTATACTATGGCATGTCATTTACTATTCTGGGTTTTGTACCATTACTATCAGTATGGGCAATGGCATGTTATCCCCTAGGAGTGAGCATGTGGGGTGCCTTGAACTCTCCAGAATTTGCTGACATTGAGGGTGAAATAGACCATTAA
- the FUN30 gene encoding DNA-dependent ATPase FUN30 (Syntenic homolog of Ashbya gossypii ACR286C; Syntenic homolog of Saccharomyces cerevisiae YAL019W (FUN30)) — protein sequence MDPDTPENTYDSYEHKAQVQVPESSPTTAKQESSPLKTYPPSSGDGKPSIAQLHDRFTYRPNIAPSMMEESHSIAGTSTGIDAHLKEIRQHYPDFSETLIRAVFKSNSFSIPLTIDRLNELREKKMAKSWAMPSKKFGAGTSRLPSLRLNGPLISNNMDTTGVMQRMEHNVVVESPERSSKITLERQKKSIFDRYSHVMHQGKMGPSMEQVQMQNVPWRVEPPISKKRKLVRADNLVAVSKKSKKEKVSLSDEEEDEISAEEGSADDISGDDYEERSHEIDIDDQVLQFLNEAEAGDIADLAETPIDKALALIAKRPFKSLDSFSTMDFVVEGESEATDKRTSSRRRGQTKKDGAKMLEKITQSMQGYNAIESLIKKCSSYGNLIANEIKKWGVQVEQNSEGELNIMEVKVDESESDNDNDVSEVSNNGHQASHNPPVSDSESSGHENHASEQELSDEGQEEEEEEEEEEEEEFDDVYEDSEDEEFSHTRRRGNRGNGYDKSGKKEVKFFKRKPKLLAPDVTLKDYQQTGINWLNLLYQNNLSCILADEMGLGKTCQVISFIAYLKEIRQPGPHLIVVPSSTLENWLREFEKFCPKLKIEPYYGSQQERSKLREILEENEGKYDVIVTTYNLASGNKLDVSFLKNRSFNVVVYDEGHMLKNSMSERFTKLMKIHANFRLLLTGTPLQNNLRELMSLLEFIMPSLFVSKKEELAAVFKQRARTYDSNVDYNPLLAQEAIDRAKTMMKPFILRRRKDQVLKHLPAKHTRIMLCEMTAAQKSIYQREIRLVMEHKRMQREGVLPADPKERAKLTQSTSKNLIMALRKASIHPLLFRHVYTDKIIDKMSDRILDEPEYSDNGNREYIREDMSVMSDFELHNLCCKFPNTLSKFQLKKKEWMQSGKVDKLKEILSGIMERKEKVLIFSLFTQVLGILELVLSTLNINFLRLDGSTQVNDRQALIDRFQDDDSIPVFILSTKAGGFGINLVCANNVIIFDQSFNPHDDKQAADRAHRVGQEKEVTVTTLISQHSIEEKILQLAKNKLALDSSISSENKNKEADLETKVSDLLEDILYDENVNS from the coding sequence ATGGATCCAGATACCCCTGAGAATACATATGACAGCTATGAGCATAAGGCTCAGGTCCAAGTTCCTGAATCGTCCCCAACTACAGCTAAGCAAGAATCGTCACCTTTAAAGACGTACCCGCCTTCTAGTGGGGATGGTAAACCCAGCATAGCACAATTACATGATCGGTTTACATATAGGCCTAATATTGCCCCTAGCATGATGGAAGAAAGCCATAGTATTGCAGGGACATCTACTGGCATAGATGCTCATCTGAAGGAAATTCGACAACATTATCCAGACTTTTCTGAAACCCTAATTAGGGCAGTATTCAAGTCAAACTCATTTAGTATTCCCTTGACTATTGATAGATTAAATGAGTTACGTGAAAAAAAGATGGCCAAGTCTTGGGCGATGCCTTCTAAGAAGTTTGGCGCTGGCACTTCAAGGCTGCCATCTTTAAGGCTGAATGGTCCGCTAATATCCAACAATATGGATACGACTGGAGTAATGCAAAGGATGGAACATAACGTTGTTGTTGAGTCTCCTGAGCGGTCGTCAAAGATAACACTAGAAAGACAAAAGAAGTCTATTTTCGATCGTTATTCCCATGTGATGCATCAAGGTAAAATGGGCCCTTCCATGGAGCAAGTGCAAATGCAAAATGTACCGTGGAGAGTAGAACCACCTATTTCaaaaaaaagaaaactAGTCCGTGCTGATAATTTGGTAGCAGTTTCCAAGAAATCTAAAAAGGAGAAAGTTTCTCTTAGCGATGAGGAGGAAGACGAGATCAGCGCTGAAGAGGGGAGTGCGGACGATATTAGTGGGGACGATTACGAAGAGAGAAGTCATGAGATAGATATTGACGATCAGGTTTTGCAGTTCTTAAATGAAGCAGAGGCTGGAGACATTGCTGATCTAGCAGAAACCCCGATTGATAAAGCATTGGCGCTGATTGCAAAAAGACCCTTCAAGTCATTGGATAGCTTTAGCACAATGGACTTTGTAGTAGAAGGTGAATCAGAGGCCACAGATAAGAGGACATCTAGTAGAAGGCGTGGACAAACTAAAAAGGATGGCGCGAAGATGTTGGAAAAGATCACGCAGTCCATGCAAGGTTACAACGCTATAGAATCGTTGATTAAGAAATGCTCATCATATGGTAACTTAATAGCCAATGAGATAAAGAAATGGGGCGTTCAAGTTGAACAGAATAGTGAGGGAGAACTGAACATTATGGAAGTTAAAGTTGATGAATCAGAAAGTGACAATGATAACGATGTTTCCGAAGTCTCTAATAATGGGCATCAAGCGTCTCATAATCCTCCAGTAAGTGATAGTGAAAGTAGTGGACACGAAAACCACGCAAGTGAGCAAGAGTTAAGTGATGAGGGGcaggaagaagaagaggaggaggaggaggaggaggaggaggaaTTTGACGATGTATATGAAGATAGTGAAGACGAGGAATTCAGCCATACTCGGCGTCGTGGTAACCGCGGTAACGGATATGACAAATCGGGAAAGAAAGAAGTTAAGTTCTTTAAGCGTAAACCTAAGCTACTTGCTCCAGATGTAACTCTAAAGGACTATCAGCAAACCGGTATAAATTGGTTAAATCTACTATATCAAAATAATCTGTCCTGTATTTTAGCTGATGAGATGGGGCTCGGAAAAACATGCCAAGTTATTTCCTTTATCGCATACTTAAAGGAAATTCGTCAACCGGGTCCGCATTTAATCGTGGTTCCATCTTCCACTTTGGAGAACTGGTTGCGTGAATTTGAAAAGTTCTGTCCTAAATTAAAAATAGAACCTTACTACGGCTCGCAACAAGAAAGATCTAAATTGCGTGAAATTCTTGAAGAAAATGAGGGTAAATATGATGTCATTGTGACAACCTACAATCTGGCATCTGGAAACAAGCTAGACGTTTCGTTTTTAAAGAATCGGAGTTTCAATGTGGTGGTTTATGATGAAGGCCATATGCTTAAGAACTCAATGTCTGAACGATTTACTAAACTAATGAAAATCCACGCTAACTTTCGCTTACTGCTAACAGGCACTCCGCTTCAAAACAATCTAAGAGAACTAATGTCATTGTTGGAGTTTATTATGCCCTCATTGTTTGTGTCCAAGAAGGAAGAATTAGCGGCAGTCTTTAAACAAAGGGCAAGAACCTATGATTCTAACGTTGATTATAATCCCCTTTTAGCACAAGAGGCTATAGATCGTGCTAAAACAATGATGAAACCCTTTATTCTACGGAGACGTAAGGATCAAGTTCTCAAGCATCTTCCCGCAAAGCATACCAGGATAATGTTGTGTGAGATGACGGCAGCACAGAAATCCATCTACCAGCGGGAAATCCGTCTGGTTATGGAACATAAACGCATGCAACGTGAAGGCGTCCTTCCTGCAGATCCGAAAGAGAGAGCGAAACTTACACAATCGACTTCTAAGAACCTTATCATGGCACTAAGAAAGGCATCTATACATCCTCTACTGTTCAGACATGTTTACACTGACAAGATAATTGACAAAATGAGCGACCGCATCCTTGATGAGCCTGAGTATTCCGACAATGGTAATAGAGAGTACATTCGGGAAGACATGAGTGTGATGAGCGACTTCGAGCTGCACAACCTTTGTTGTAAATTCCCCAATACCCTAAGCAAATTCCAACTCAAGAAAAAAGAGTGGATGCAATCGGGCAAAGTGGATAAACTAAAAGAAATCCTCAGTGGAATAATGGAGAGGAAAGAGAAAGTCCTCATTTTCTCACTATTTACCCAGGTTTTAGGCATTCTAGAATTGGTTCTTTCGACCCTAAACATTAATTTTCTTCGGTTGGACGGATCAACGCAGGTGAATGACCGTCAGGCACTAATTGATAGGTTTCAAGACGACGATTCTATCCCAGTTTTCATCCTTTCCACGAAAGCTGGTGGATTTGGAATTAACCTCGTTTGTGCAAACAATGTGATCATCTTTGACCAAAGTTTTAATCCTCATGATGACAAACAGGCTGCTGACAGGGCACATAGAGTTGGAcaagaaaaagaagttaCAGTAACCACTCTTATTTCTCAACATTCTATCGAAGAAAAAATTTTACAGCTTGCAAAGAATAAACTTGCACTTGATTCTTCAATCAGCTCAGAAAATAAGAATAAAGAAGCTGACTTAGAAACAAAGGTTTCCGATCTACTAGAAGACATTCTATACGACGAGAATGTCAATTCCTGA